A window of Mycobacteriales bacterium contains these coding sequences:
- a CDS encoding glutamate synthase-related protein → MTAYHLDPERDACGIGFVADVRGRRTHRPIATALAALGRVEHRGAIADDPQAGDGAGLLLPVDHAFYAARAGLDADDAPLLGLAMAFLPAGVEGGEPVRAAARRALEDACLHEGIGVSSWRPVPVDPEALGEHARKHAPRIEQAVLLRSTSVTVEEAECRAFRARKRFARTVAARGIPAYLASMSFRTVTYKALCAAEQLGAFYGDLTDPALAAPFAVFHQRYSTNTTPTWTRAQPFRFLCHNGEINTIQGNVTWMSAREGSLGTGDLIDEELVRPVIEPDGSDSAMLDNAVELLVRAGRDVRHVMAMLVPEAWETEGRLPEPVRDFYAYHAGLTEPWDGPAGLVFTDGERVGACLDRNGLRPLRYAVSSEGLVVCSSEAGVVDLGGTVTRGRLGPGQMICVDPKMGLQHDAEIKAWLANRMPYGDWLRHGLRRVGSGAPVAEPGPALQLRQVAYGYTREELTTVLRSMGTTGKEPVSSMGDDTALAVLSGTRRSVASYLKQRFAQVTNPPIDHLRERTVMSLRTRLGMLEPLLTERPEAARGVELATFVLTPAGLDDLVGSSGVLGRWTRLDCTFPVAEGPAGLDSALIRLSYAAEAAILAGTELVVLDDSGVTPDRAPVPMLLAVGAVHQHLIDGQLRSLASLVVDSGEPRDVHHFATLLGYGAEAVCPRLALETVAALAIKTGGPESAGPAQEAYRHAVEDGVLKIMSKMGISCLDSYRGAQIFDAVGLAHAVVDRCFRGTVSPIGGVGFAELGEDVLHRHAAAYAAKPVLDNPGNVKWRRGGEYHSTNQDVIQALQSLTLPEAAPVPGAGQELVAAHALRRAVQHGERAAYDRFAALVNDRPPSEPRDLLEPIPAAAPIPLELVEPVSEIVKRFSTGAMSHGSIGAEAHETLARAMNLLGARSNCGEGGEDPVRFRDDRNSRIKQIASGRFGVTPEYAAFADELQIKVAQGSKPGEGGQIPGHKVTEEIARLRHTTPGVGLISPPPHHDIYSIEDLSQLIYDLKQVNPRADVSVKLVASAGVGTIAAGVAKAFAEVVHVSGSDGGTGASALSSVKNAGQAWEFGLAETQQSLMRNGLRSRIRVRVDGGFKTGRDVIVAALLGADEYSFGTAALLAEGCIMVRACHRNTCPVGIATQDPELRAKFTATPEQVAGYLRYVAEEVREHLAFLGFRSLDEAIGRTEALRQRRTTDPRAELLDLRPLLAVTGDGPRRFVAPVTIQRQHAPLGDRLYDEAWPVVSTGGTVELDWSIANGDRSFGARLGGAVGRVFGRRTPPGSVTVRVSGVAGQSLGAFLTDGIRVELTGEANDYVGKSMAGGVVAIRPPANDAGDAVLAGNTCLYGATGGRLFVAGRAGERYAVRNSGAVSVVEGTGDHLCEYMTGGTVVVLGPTGRNAGAGMSGGELFAHDPDGTFPARVNTAMVRVERVADAGALRALVAEHHAATGSPRAAALLAAWSVEASRFWRVSAIPPVVELDTDADEDEKAAAAR, encoded by the coding sequence ATGACCGCCTACCACCTCGACCCCGAGCGGGACGCCTGCGGCATCGGGTTCGTCGCCGACGTCCGCGGCCGCCGTACCCACCGCCCGATAGCGACGGCGCTGGCGGCGCTGGGCCGCGTCGAGCACCGCGGCGCGATCGCCGACGACCCGCAGGCGGGCGACGGCGCGGGGCTGCTGCTGCCGGTCGACCACGCGTTCTACGCGGCGCGCGCCGGCCTCGACGCCGACGACGCGCCGCTGCTCGGCCTGGCCATGGCGTTCCTCCCGGCCGGCGTGGAGGGCGGCGAGCCGGTGCGGGCGGCGGCCCGTCGCGCGCTGGAGGACGCCTGCCTGCACGAGGGCATCGGCGTCTCGTCGTGGCGGCCGGTGCCGGTCGACCCGGAGGCGCTCGGCGAGCACGCCCGCAAGCACGCGCCGCGCATCGAGCAGGCGGTGCTGCTGCGCTCCACCAGCGTCACCGTCGAGGAGGCGGAGTGCCGGGCGTTCCGGGCGCGGAAGCGGTTCGCGCGCACCGTCGCCGCCCGCGGCATCCCCGCCTACCTCGCGTCGATGTCGTTCCGGACGGTCACCTACAAGGCGCTCTGCGCGGCCGAGCAGCTCGGCGCGTTCTACGGCGACCTCACCGACCCGGCGCTGGCGGCGCCGTTCGCGGTGTTCCACCAGCGGTACTCCACCAACACCACGCCGACGTGGACGCGCGCCCAGCCGTTCCGCTTCCTCTGCCACAACGGCGAGATCAACACCATCCAGGGCAACGTCACGTGGATGTCGGCGCGCGAGGGCTCCCTCGGCACCGGCGACCTCATCGACGAGGAGCTGGTCCGCCCGGTGATCGAGCCGGACGGCTCGGACTCGGCAATGCTCGACAACGCCGTCGAGCTGCTGGTGCGCGCGGGCCGCGACGTGCGGCACGTCATGGCGATGCTGGTGCCGGAGGCGTGGGAGACGGAGGGGCGGCTGCCGGAGCCGGTGCGCGACTTCTACGCGTACCACGCGGGCCTCACCGAGCCGTGGGACGGCCCGGCCGGGCTGGTGTTCACCGACGGCGAGCGGGTCGGCGCCTGCCTGGACCGCAACGGCCTGCGCCCGCTGCGCTACGCCGTCTCCTCCGAGGGCCTGGTCGTCTGCTCGTCCGAGGCGGGCGTGGTCGACCTCGGCGGCACCGTCACCCGCGGGCGGCTCGGGCCGGGCCAGATGATCTGCGTCGACCCGAAGATGGGGCTCCAGCACGACGCCGAGATCAAGGCGTGGCTGGCCAACCGGATGCCGTACGGCGACTGGCTGCGGCACGGCCTGCGCCGCGTCGGCTCCGGCGCGCCGGTCGCCGAGCCGGGGCCCGCGCTCCAGCTCCGGCAGGTGGCGTACGGCTACACCCGCGAGGAGCTGACCACCGTCCTGCGGTCGATGGGCACGACCGGCAAGGAGCCGGTCTCCTCGATGGGCGACGACACCGCGCTCGCCGTCCTCTCCGGCACCCGCCGCAGCGTCGCGTCGTACCTCAAGCAGCGGTTCGCCCAGGTCACCAACCCGCCCATCGACCACCTGCGCGAGCGCACGGTGATGTCGTTGCGGACCCGGCTCGGGATGCTCGAACCCCTCCTCACCGAACGCCCCGAGGCCGCGCGCGGCGTCGAGCTGGCGACGTTCGTGCTGACCCCGGCCGGGCTGGACGACCTGGTCGGCTCGTCCGGCGTGCTGGGGCGGTGGACCCGGCTGGACTGCACGTTCCCGGTGGCCGAGGGGCCGGCCGGGCTGGACAGCGCGCTGATCCGGCTGTCCTACGCCGCCGAGGCCGCGATCCTGGCCGGCACCGAGCTGGTCGTGCTGGACGACTCGGGCGTGACGCCGGACCGGGCGCCGGTGCCGATGCTGCTCGCCGTCGGCGCGGTGCACCAGCACCTCATCGACGGGCAGCTCCGGTCGCTCGCGTCGCTCGTCGTGGACTCCGGCGAGCCGCGCGACGTGCACCACTTCGCGACGCTGCTCGGCTACGGCGCCGAGGCGGTCTGCCCGCGGCTCGCGCTGGAGACGGTCGCCGCGCTGGCCATCAAGACGGGCGGCCCGGAGTCGGCCGGCCCGGCGCAGGAGGCGTACCGGCACGCGGTCGAGGACGGCGTGCTCAAGATCATGAGCAAGATGGGCATCTCCTGCCTCGACTCCTACCGCGGCGCGCAGATCTTCGACGCGGTCGGGCTGGCGCACGCCGTGGTCGACCGCTGCTTCCGCGGCACCGTGTCGCCGATCGGCGGCGTCGGCTTCGCCGAGCTCGGCGAGGACGTGCTGCACCGGCACGCGGCGGCGTACGCCGCGAAGCCGGTCCTCGACAACCCCGGCAACGTGAAGTGGCGCCGCGGCGGCGAGTACCACTCGACCAACCAGGACGTCATCCAGGCGCTCCAGTCGCTCACGCTGCCGGAGGCGGCGCCGGTGCCCGGCGCCGGCCAGGAGCTGGTCGCCGCGCACGCGCTGCGGCGCGCGGTCCAGCACGGCGAGCGGGCGGCGTACGACCGCTTCGCCGCGCTGGTCAACGACCGGCCGCCGAGCGAGCCGCGCGACCTGCTGGAGCCGATCCCCGCGGCGGCGCCGATCCCGCTCGAGCTGGTCGAGCCGGTGAGCGAGATCGTCAAGCGGTTCTCCACCGGCGCCATGAGCCACGGCTCGATCGGCGCCGAGGCGCACGAGACGCTGGCCCGCGCCATGAACCTCCTCGGCGCCCGCTCCAACTGCGGCGAGGGCGGCGAGGACCCGGTCCGCTTCCGCGACGACCGCAACAGCCGGATCAAGCAGATCGCCAGCGGGCGGTTCGGCGTCACGCCGGAGTACGCGGCGTTCGCCGACGAGCTCCAGATCAAGGTCGCGCAGGGCTCCAAGCCCGGCGAGGGCGGGCAGATCCCCGGCCACAAGGTCACCGAGGAGATCGCCCGGCTGCGGCACACCACCCCCGGCGTCGGGCTCATCTCGCCGCCGCCGCACCACGACATCTACTCGATCGAGGACCTCTCCCAGCTCATCTACGACCTCAAGCAGGTCAACCCGCGCGCGGACGTCTCGGTCAAGCTCGTCGCCTCCGCCGGCGTCGGCACCATCGCGGCCGGCGTGGCCAAGGCGTTCGCCGAGGTCGTGCACGTCTCCGGCTCCGACGGCGGCACCGGCGCGTCCGCGCTCTCGTCGGTCAAGAACGCCGGGCAGGCGTGGGAGTTCGGGCTGGCCGAGACCCAGCAGTCGTTGATGCGCAACGGCCTCCGCTCCCGCATCCGGGTCCGCGTCGACGGCGGCTTCAAGACCGGCCGCGACGTCATCGTTGCCGCGCTGCTCGGCGCGGACGAGTACTCGTTCGGCACCGCGGCGCTGCTCGCCGAGGGCTGCATCATGGTCCGCGCCTGCCACCGCAACACCTGCCCCGTCGGCATCGCCACGCAGGACCCCGAGCTGCGCGCGAAGTTCACCGCCACGCCCGAGCAGGTCGCCGGCTACCTGCGCTACGTCGCCGAGGAGGTGCGCGAGCACCTGGCGTTCCTCGGCTTCCGGTCGCTGGACGAGGCGATCGGCCGCACCGAGGCGCTGCGCCAGCGGCGCACCACCGACCCGCGCGCGGAGCTGCTCGACCTGCGGCCGTTGCTGGCCGTCACCGGCGACGGGCCGCGGCGGTTCGTGGCGCCGGTGACCATCCAGCGCCAGCACGCGCCGCTCGGGGACCGGCTCTACGACGAGGCGTGGCCGGTCGTCTCCACCGGCGGCACCGTCGAGCTGGACTGGTCCATCGCCAACGGCGACCGGTCGTTCGGCGCGCGCCTCGGCGGCGCCGTGGGCCGGGTGTTCGGCCGCCGCACGCCGCCGGGGTCGGTGACCGTGCGGGTGAGCGGCGTCGCCGGCCAGAGCCTCGGCGCGTTCCTCACCGACGGCATCCGGGTCGAGCTCACCGGCGAGGCGAACGACTACGTCGGCAAGTCCATGGCCGGCGGCGTCGTCGCGATCCGCCCGCCCGCCAACGACGCCGGCGACGCCGTCCTCGCCGGCAACACCTGCCTCTACGGCGCCACAGGGGGTCGTCTCTTCGTCGCCGGGCGCGCCGGCGAGCGGTACGCCGTGCGCAACTCCGGCGCCGTCTCCGTCGTCGAGGGCACCGGCGACCACCTCTGCGAGTACATGACCGGCGGCACCGTCGTCGTGCTCGGCCCCACCGGCCGCAACGCCGGCGCCGGCATGAGCGGCGGCGAGCTGTTCGCCCACGACCCGGACGGGACGTTCCCGGCCCGCGTCAACACCGCGATGGTGCGGGTCGAGCGCGTCGCCGACGCCGGGGCGTTGCGCGCGCTCGTCGCCGAGCACCACGCCGCCACCGGCTCGCCGCGCGCGGCCGCGCTGCTCGCCGCCTGGTCGGTCGAGGCGAGCCGGTTCTGGCGGGTCAGCGCGATCCCGCCGGTGGTCGAGCTCGACACGGACGCCGACGAGGACGAGAAGGCGGCGGCCGCGCGCTAG